One Cupriavidus pauculus genomic window, TCGCCCAGCACGAGTTCCGCGCGATGCTGTCGGCCATCCTCGAATCGGTCGCCTACAAGGAACCCTCCGAACCCAGCACGTCGCGCATCACGATCCTGCCGCTCAACGGCGCCCGCATGCGACGCTTCGACGGCGTGGTCGTCGTCGGCTGCGACGACGCGCAGTTGCCGTCGAGCGCGGCCGAGCTCATGTTCTTCTCCAACCAGATGCGCCGCGAACTCGACCTCGAGGACCGCGAGGCGCGCTTCGCGCAGCAGGCGCGAGACCTGGCCGAAGTGCTGCTCAACAACGACGACGTCGTGCTGACATGGCAGAAGGTCGGCGCCCGCGGCGAACCGCATCACGTGTCCGGCTGGATCGAGCGCTTGTCGGCATGCTGCCGCCGCGCCGGCGCCCCCATCGAGGCAAGCGCCGCCCCGCGCGCGTTCGAAGCCGAAGCGCGCCCCGCGCGCATGCCCGCGCCATCGGCCCCGGAACGCGTGCCCGCGCGCTGGAGCGCGGCGGCCTACAACATGCTGCGACGCTGCCCCTATCAGTTCTTCGCGGGCCGCATGCTCGGTCTTGCGGGGCTCGAGGACATGAGCGACGACCTCGAGAAGCGCGATATCGGCACGCTGCTGCACCGCGTCCTCCATCGCTACCACCAGGAAATGCGCGATCGCGACGAACGCGACAACGAACGCCGCCTGGCACGGCTGCGCGAGATCTCGGAGCACGAGTTCGGCGCGCTGATCCGTGACGACGGCAACGCGCTCGGCTACTACTGGCGCTGGCGCGAGGTCCTGCCGTCGTACGTGCAGTGGCAGGCCGCGAGAGAAGCCGAAGGCTGGCACTGGCAGGGCGGCGAAATCGACGTCAGCGTCGATATCGCGATGGAGGACGGCGTGCCGCTGCGGCTCACGGGCCGTATCGACCGCATCGACGCGGGCGCCGACGGCAGCCGCGCGGTGCTCGACTACAAGACGCAGAGCGCGTTGCGCCTGCGCAAGAAGGCCGGCGATGTCGAGGAGGATTGCCAGCTGCCGTTCTATGGCCTGCTGCGCGCCGATGCGCACGCGGGCAGCTGGGTGGCGCTCGAGGGCGTGAAGGAAGGCGGCAGGGAGCCCGCGGGGCAGCAGCGCGAAGTCGATCTGCCGGACTTCGACGCCGCGGTGGATCATCTCGCGCGGCAGCTGCGGCAGGACGTCATCCGCCTGCGCCGCGGCGCGAAGCTCGCCGCGTTCGGCGACGCCTCGGCCTGTACCTATTGCGAAGCGCGCGGCCTGTGCCGGAAGGGCTTCTGGGAATCCACCGCGCTGCCAGATCTGACATGAGTGCAAACGCCTATCTGCGCGACGGCCTGCCCGTCGCCGAATCCGAATTCACGCGCGCCGCGTGCGATCCGTCGCGCTCCGTCGTGGTGGAGGCCTGCGCGGGCAGCGGCAAGACGTGGCTGCTCGTGGCGCGCCTCGTGCGGCTGCTGCTGGCGGGCGCGCAGCCGCACGAAATTCTCGCCATCACGTTCACGCGCAAGGCCGCCGAGGAAATGCGCGAGCGTCTGCTCGAAGTGCTGTCGGAACTCGCGAGCGCCGGCGACGACGCGGTCATCGAGGCGCTTACCATGCGCGGCCTGACGCCCGACGCGGCGCGCGACGCATTGCCGCGCGCGCGGCAGCTGCACGCGCAGGTGCTGGCGTCGCCGGGACGCATGGCCATCGACACGTTCCACGGCTGGTTCGGCACGCTGCTGCGCGGCGCGCCGCTCTCGTCGGGCATCGTGCCGGGCGCGATGTTGCGCGAAGACGCCCTGCGCATGAAGCGCGAAGCCTGGGCGCCGTTCTGGCGCGCGCTGGCCTCGCCGCAATACGAAGACCTGCGCGCGGCCTACGCCGAGCTCGTCGATGCGATCGGCGAATTCCAGACGCGCGCGCTGCTCGACCGCATGTTCCATGCGCGCAGCGAGTGGTGGGCCCTGCGCGAAGACGGTGGCGATCCGGCGGCGAAGCTCGCGGCGGATCTCGGCGACGATGCCGTGACCGACGTGCTGGTCGAGGCGTTGTGCGACGAGGACTGGCTCGACGATTGCCAGCAACTGGCGTCGCTGCTCGGCACCGGCGGCAAGACCGAGCAGGGCCATGCCAGCGCCCTCGGCGCCGGCCTGGAAGCCATTCGCGCGTGGCAGGCCGCGGGCCGGCTGCCCGGCGCGAGCGCCGCCGACGCGTTTGGCCATCTGCGCGCGGCGTTCTTCACGCAGGCCGGCAAGCCGCGCTCGCTGCGCCGCACGGCCGCGCTCGTCAAGGCCGCGGGTGGCGAGGGCGCGGTGGAAGATCTGCTCGCGCGGCATGCGGACCACTGCGCGCGGCTCGACAGGATTGCGGCGCGCCGTTGCGAGGCCGCGGTGCTCGCGGTGAACCTCGCGCTCTACAAGCTCGGCGATGCGCTGCTCGATCGCTATCAGCAATACAAGAGCGAAGCGCGCGCGATGGACTTCGCCGACCTCGAATGGCTGGCCGCGCGGCTGATGTCCGACGAGGAAACGGCCACCTATCTGCAGGTGCGGCTCGACGCGCGTTACCGACATCTGCTGCTCGACGAGTTTCAGGACACGAACCCGCTGCAGTGGCGCATTCTGCAGGGCTGGCTGGCCGGATATCAGGGGCTGGCGGAGCGGCCCACGGTGTTTCTGGTGGGCGATCCCAAGCAGTCGATCTATCGCTTCCGGCGCGCGGATGCGCGGTTGTTCGGCACCGCGAGCGCGATGCTCGAGGCGGAGTTCGGCGCGACGGTACTGCGCACGAATCGGACGCGCCGGAACCGGCCGGAGGTGCTCGACTGGGTCAATGCGGTCTTCGATGCGGGCCGCGCCGAAGGGCGCTATCCGCTCTACGAGACGCAGACCACGGCGCTGGACACACCGGGCGGGCCCGTGTGGCAGTTGCCGCTGGTGGAAGCCGAGGAGGTCGCGGGGAACGCGGGGAACGCGGAGGACGCGGGCGAGGTGTCCGATGCCACTGGGCATCGCGACACGCTGCGCGAGCCCCGCACCGCGCTCGGCGACTCGCTGCGCTTCGAGGAAGGCCGCCGCGTGGCCGCGTGGCTCCATCACATCCGCGACAACATCCCCGTGCAGGACGGCAAGACCCAGCGCCGCGCGTGCTGGCGCGACATGCAGTTGCTGGTCCGCCGCAAGTCGCATCTGGCCGACTATGAACGCGCGTTCCGCGAAGCCGGCATCCCCTGCCTGAGCCCGCGCCGCGGCGGCCTGCTCGCCACGCTGGAAGCGCTCGATATCTCGGCGCTGCTCGCGTTCCTGATGACGCCCGAGTCGGACCTCGATCTCGCGCATGTGCTCAAGAGCCCGATCGTCGGCGCGTCCGACGACGACCTGCTGTTGCTGGCCGGCGCAGAGGCCACGCGCGGCTGGTGGGCGCGCATCGAGGCGACGGGCCTGCCGCCCGAGGTCTCCGACGCGGTGCGCGGGGGCGTGGCACGCCTGCGCGCATGGCTCGCGCTCGCGCCGCACAAGCCTGTGCACGATCTGATCGACCGCATCTATCACGAAGGCGAGATCCGCCGGCGTTATGCGGAGTCCGCGCCGGCCGCGATTCGCGAGCAGGTGCTGGCCAACCTCGACGCGTTTCTCAAGCTGTCGCTCGACCTCGACGGCGGCCGCTATCCGAGTCTGCCGAAATTTATCGACGAGCTGCAGGAGATTCGCCGCGGGGACGAAGACGAGAGCCCCGACGAGGGCGGCATGGGGGAATCGGTGGACGAAGGCGAAGCCGAGCCCGAGACCGATGGCGACAGCCAGCTGGATGCCGTGCATATCCTGACCGTGCATGCGGCCAAGGGTCTCGAGGCGCCGTTCGTGGTGCTGCTCGACGCCAACCATAGCGACCCCGCGCCCGATCGCGCCGGCATTCTCGTCGATTGGCCGCCATCGGCGCGCGTGCCGACGCATTTCTCCGCTTACGGCAAGCAGGCCGAGCGTGGCCTTGCGCGCCAGCCCATGTTCGATGCGGAGGCCGCGCTGGCCGAGCGCGAGAACTGGAACCTGCTGTATGTGGCGATGACGCGCGCGCGGCAGGGGCTGATCGTCAGCGGCGTGAAGGGCCGCGCGAGCAAGGAGAAAGAGCAGAACGCGAGCGAGATCGCGGGCAGCTGGTATGTGCGATTGGCGGCGGCGGGCGTCGGCGAGGCCGTTGACGCGTACCCCGACGCCGCGACGCATGCCGAGGCCGACATGCGCGCGGTGACGGGCGCGCCTGGCGAACGCATCCGCTACACGGACTTCCGCGAACGCTTCCGCGATGCGGTGACGCCCATTTCGGCGGAAGAGGCGGCAATGGCCGGCCTGGGTGACGAGGATGGTGAGGAAGAGGGCATCGTGTTCGACGCGGCCGCCGCACGCCACGGCGAACTCGTGCACGCGCTGCTCGAACGCATCACGCGCTATCCGCAGGCCTTCGGCAGCGTGCCCGACGCGGACACGGTCCTGCGCTGGTTCCCGGCAACGGGTGCGGGCGCACCGGGCGCGCGCGAACAGTGGCACGAACAGATCGTGCTGGCCGTCTCGGAAGCCGCCGCGATGCTGAAGGCGCCGGCGCTACGGCCGCTGCTGTTCCCTGACGCGGCGGTGTCCGCGCGCAACGAGGTCGAACTCTACGACGCGCGCGGCCGCCTGCTGCGTATCGACCGCCTGGTCGAATTCGAAGATCGCGTGGTGATCGTGGACTACAAGCTGCGACTGCTGCCGCAGGAGCATGCGGCATACGGCGCGCAGCTCGCGCGTTATGTGGCGGCGATTACGCCGATGTTTCCGGGCAAGCGCATCGAAGCGGGTGTGGCGACGGCGGAAGGGGAATGGATCGACGCGTCCGCGCTGCGGCCCATGACGGCGCAAGGCGAGCAGGGGTCGTTGTTCTGAAGCGTGTAAGCTTGGAGGCAGATCTTAGATAAAAGCAGATCTGGAAAGCGGAAGCTGTTGAAAATACTGGGAAGGGGGACGAGCCTGACCCTCGGCACTGGCGGAAAACGGTTGTGGCTGCTTCGTTCCCGACCTGACCAGGTTGACCGCGCCACCATGCGAGGAGGCCCGTCCGACCGGCATTGTATCTCAAGCCGCGAATCGAGGTTGTGTTTTCTCCGGAACAGGATCGACACATGAACGCCAACGACCAGATTCTCCATGGCGGGCTGGCCCCGCAGGACATCTCCACCGAGGTGTTGCTGGAAAAGTATGCGAAGGGCGAAGAGACGACCATCGCCGATGTGCGTGACCGTGTCGCGCGCGCGCTGGCCGAGGCGGAAGCGCCGGGGCAACGCGAGGCATGGGCCGCGCGATTCCGGTGGGCGCTCGACAGCGGTTTCGTTCCGGCGGGCCGTATCAACTCGGCCGCGGGCACCGGTATTCAGGCGACGCTGATCAACTGCTTCGTGCAGCCCGTGGGCGATGCCGTATCGGAGCCCCACGCGGGCAAGCCGAGTATCTACACGGCGGTGGCGCAGGCCGCGGAGACGATGCGCCGCGGCGGCGGGGTCGGCTACGACTTCTCGGCGATCCGGCCTTCGGGTGCGTTCGTGCGCGCCACGCATTCGCGCGCCTCGGGGCCGGTGTCGTTCATGAAGGTGTTCGATGCCTCGTGCGCGACCGTGGAGTCCGCCGGCGCGCGGCGCGGCGCGCAGATGGGCGTCCTGCGCTGCGACCATCCCGATATCGAGCAGTTTATCCATGCGAAGGATCGCGGTGACCTGACGAACTTCAATCTCTCGATCGGCGTCACCGATGCCTTTATGCAGGCGGTGGAGGCGGGCGAGGACGTGGAACTCGTGCACGACGCCGAGCCCGCGAGGGAACTGATCGACGCGGGCGCCTACCGCCGCGACGACGGCAAGTGGGTCTACCGGCGCGTGCCGGCGCGGCAACTGTGGGACCAGGTCATGCACGCGACCTACGATCACGCGGAGCCCGGCATCCTGTTCCTGTCGCATATCAACGCCGACAACAACCTGTATTACTGCGAGACGATCGAGGCGACCAATCCGTGCGCGGAGCAGCCGCT contains:
- a CDS encoding UvrD-helicase domain-containing protein yields the protein MSANAYLRDGLPVAESEFTRAACDPSRSVVVEACAGSGKTWLLVARLVRLLLAGAQPHEILAITFTRKAAEEMRERLLEVLSELASAGDDAVIEALTMRGLTPDAARDALPRARQLHAQVLASPGRMAIDTFHGWFGTLLRGAPLSSGIVPGAMLREDALRMKREAWAPFWRALASPQYEDLRAAYAELVDAIGEFQTRALLDRMFHARSEWWALREDGGDPAAKLAADLGDDAVTDVLVEALCDEDWLDDCQQLASLLGTGGKTEQGHASALGAGLEAIRAWQAAGRLPGASAADAFGHLRAAFFTQAGKPRSLRRTAALVKAAGGEGAVEDLLARHADHCARLDRIAARRCEAAVLAVNLALYKLGDALLDRYQQYKSEARAMDFADLEWLAARLMSDEETATYLQVRLDARYRHLLLDEFQDTNPLQWRILQGWLAGYQGLAERPTVFLVGDPKQSIYRFRRADARLFGTASAMLEAEFGATVLRTNRTRRNRPEVLDWVNAVFDAGRAEGRYPLYETQTTALDTPGGPVWQLPLVEAEEVAGNAGNAEDAGEVSDATGHRDTLREPRTALGDSLRFEEGRRVAAWLHHIRDNIPVQDGKTQRRACWRDMQLLVRRKSHLADYERAFREAGIPCLSPRRGGLLATLEALDISALLAFLMTPESDLDLAHVLKSPIVGASDDDLLLLAGAEATRGWWARIEATGLPPEVSDAVRGGVARLRAWLALAPHKPVHDLIDRIYHEGEIRRRYAESAPAAIREQVLANLDAFLKLSLDLDGGRYPSLPKFIDELQEIRRGDEDESPDEGGMGESVDEGEAEPETDGDSQLDAVHILTVHAAKGLEAPFVVLLDANHSDPAPDRAGILVDWPPSARVPTHFSAYGKQAERGLARQPMFDAEAALAERENWNLLYVAMTRARQGLIVSGVKGRASKEKEQNASEIAGSWYVRLAAAGVGEAVDAYPDAATHAEADMRAVTGAPGERIRYTDFRERFRDAVTPISAEEAAMAGLGDEDGEEEGIVFDAAAARHGELVHALLERITRYPQAFGSVPDADTVLRWFPATGAGAPGAREQWHEQIVLAVSEAAAMLKAPALRPLLFPDAAVSARNEVELYDARGRLLRIDRLVEFEDRVVIVDYKLRLLPQEHAAYGAQLARYVAAITPMFPGKRIEAGVATAEGEWIDASALRPMTAQGEQGSLF